The proteins below are encoded in one region of Ostrea edulis chromosome 3, xbOstEdul1.1, whole genome shotgun sequence:
- the LOC125676047 gene encoding protein arginine N-methyltransferase 3-like isoform X1: MAEREDLMGDSEEEEEEWEECDEEMDDTQVTCLFCSQNFTSAEDTFTHCRTSHNLDLIQWSKQHRVDCIQYIKMINYIRLKTPSPEDVKSSFAQRAPPWESDDFMTPANPGDLLLQYDIEDDFEDFGTYEDNGPSGISASCGVPSGEEKVINQKNSSGTSMSEINGVNESELESTSAQLRVAKQRVQQLEEELGRVLGDFERVRKVTQDLLMSQPTQPIKADNAVQMLTEDEDDVYFGSYAHFSIHQEMLKDKVRTESYRDFMYRNPDLFKDKVVLDVGCGTGILSMFAARAGAQKVIGVDQSEIVYQAMDIVRENGLDNVVTLIKGRIEDVDIAVDGVDIIISEWMGYFLLFESMLDSVLYARDKYLRPNGVVHPDKCTIVLAALSDPDLHTNHVTYWDDVYGFKMTCMKSEVIKEASVETVKAEKILSDCVVVKELDTCSCSTSDLQFSEDFTLTASGEGQINALVGYFDIFFHKGCTSKVMFSTGPQVTSTHWKQTVFLLKNPISVTKGQQMKGHIICKKNRRDPRSLVITLTVNDVTQGFIMQ; encoded by the exons ATGGCCGAGCGAG AGGATTTGATGGGGGACtctgaggaggaggaggaggagtgGGAGGAATGTGATGAGGAGATGGACGACACGCAGGTCACATGTCTCTTCTGTTCCCAGAACTTCACGTCTGCTGAGGACACATTCACACACTGCAGGACTTCACACAACCTTGACCTTATCCAGTGGAGCAAACAACACCGAGTGGACTGTATACAATACATCAAAATGATCAATTACATCCGACTGAAG ACACCGTCTCCAGAAGATGTAAAATCCTCGTTCGCTCAAAGAGCTCCTCCATGGGAAAGCGACGATTTCATGACTCCAGCCAATCCTGGTGACTTGTTGCTGCAGTATG ACATTGAGGATGATTTTGAAGACTTTGGCACATATGAAGATAATGGTCCTAGTGGAATTTCTGCTTCTTGTGGAGTGCCCTCTGGTGAGGAGAAAGTAATAAATCAGAAGAACTCCTCAGGCACATCTATGTCAGAGATAAATGGTGTCAATGAATCAGAGCTGGAATCCACTTCTGCCCAACTCAGGGTTGCTAAGCAGCGGGTCCAACAACTGGAGGAGGAACTGGGGAGAGTTCTGGGAGATTTTGAGAGAGTGAG AAAAGTGACACAAGATCTACTGATGTCACAGCCTACCCAGCCAATCAAAGCAGACAATGCTGTACAGATGCTGACAGAAGATGAAGATGATGTTTATTTTGGATCGTATGCTCATTTCAGCATCCATCAAGAAATGTTAAAA GACAAAGTGCGTACAGAAAGCTACAGAGATTTCATGTACAGGAATCCCGACCTGTTTAAAGATAAGGTTGTGTTAGACGTGGGGTGTGGCACTGGCATCCTCTCCATGTTTGCTGCCAGGGCTGGGGCCCAGAAAGTGATTGGAGTCGACCAATCAGAAATTGTGTATCAAGCTATGGACATTGTCAG AGAGAATGGATTGGATAATGTTGTGACTCTGATCAAAGGACGGATAGAAGATGTGGATATTGCGGTGGATGGAGTGGATATAATTATCTCGGAGTGGATGGGATACTTTCTCCTGTTTGAATCAATGTTAGACTCTGTGCTGTATGCGAGAGACAAATATCTACGACCGAATGGAGTGG TCCATCCTGACAAATGTACCATTGTGTTAGCTGCATTAAGTGACCCTGACCTTCACACAAATCATGTGACTTACTGGGATGATGTGTATGGTTTTAAAATGACTTGTATGAAATCTGAGGTGATCAAAGAAGCCAGTGTTGAAACCGTGAAAGCAGAGAAAATATTGTCTGATTGTGTGGTTGTCAAG GAGTTGGACACCTGCTCATGCTCCACATCAGATCTCCAGTTCTCAGAAGACTTCACTCTCACAGCTTCAGGAGAGGGACAAATTAATGCCTTAGTGGGATACTTTGACATTTTCTTTCATAAAGGGTGTACCAGCAAA GTGATGTTTTCCACCGGCCCACAAGTCACATCCACCCACTGGAAACAAACAGTGTTccttttgaagaatccaatcaGCGTTACTAAAG GGCAACAGATGAAAGGCCACATCATTTGCAAAAAGAACAGACGTGATCCGAGGTCCCTTGTGATAACACTGACTGTTAATGATGTTACACAGGGCTTTATAATGCAATAA
- the LOC125673450 gene encoding collagen alpha-2(VIII) chain-like has translation MPLPVFFVIMCAICSFTTADKKSPRPSLKTFRDDYATVVKTCEAVGYVRDKCKAPRRHMIVAFDAKASQQTVSQGKIVKFGTVDLQIGGGYNGKEGIFTAPKSGIYVFDWTTVTQNSYVAHTALNVNGKRKAYLYCHNKVSGMHNSCSKMAIVRLDARDRVWIDCLYGTAYVNKLFSSFSGFML, from the exons ATGCCCTTGCCAGTTTTCTTTGTGATTATGTGTGCCATTTGCAGTTTCACCACTGCTGATAAAAAGTCACCACGACCAAGTCTGAAAACATTCAGAGATGATTATGCCACTGTTGTTAAAACATGCGAGGCTGTCGGTTATGTGAGAGACAAATGCAAGGCCCCAAGAC GACACATGATTGTAGCATTTGATGCCAAAGCCTCGCAGCAGACAGTTAGTCAGGGGAAAATAGTCAAATTTGGAACTGTGGATTTACAGATAGGAGGTGGCTATAATGGTAAAGAAGGAATTTTCACTGCACCAAAATCTGGGATCTATGTCTTTGATTGGACAACAGTGACACAAAACAGCTACGTTGCACATACCGCTTTGAATGTGAATGGCAAACGGAAGGCCTACCTCTACTGCCACAACAAGGTTAGCGGTATGCATAATTCTTGCAGTAAAATGGCTATTGTAAGACTGGATGCCAGAGACAGGGTCTGGATCGACTGTCTTTATGGAACAGCTTATGTCAATAAgttattttcttcattttctggTTTTATGTTGTAA
- the LOC125676047 gene encoding protein arginine N-methyltransferase 3-like isoform X2, with protein sequence MGDSEEEEEEWEECDEEMDDTQVTCLFCSQNFTSAEDTFTHCRTSHNLDLIQWSKQHRVDCIQYIKMINYIRLKTPSPEDVKSSFAQRAPPWESDDFMTPANPGDLLLQYDIEDDFEDFGTYEDNGPSGISASCGVPSGEEKVINQKNSSGTSMSEINGVNESELESTSAQLRVAKQRVQQLEEELGRVLGDFERVRKVTQDLLMSQPTQPIKADNAVQMLTEDEDDVYFGSYAHFSIHQEMLKDKVRTESYRDFMYRNPDLFKDKVVLDVGCGTGILSMFAARAGAQKVIGVDQSEIVYQAMDIVRENGLDNVVTLIKGRIEDVDIAVDGVDIIISEWMGYFLLFESMLDSVLYARDKYLRPNGVVHPDKCTIVLAALSDPDLHTNHVTYWDDVYGFKMTCMKSEVIKEASVETVKAEKILSDCVVVKELDTCSCSTSDLQFSEDFTLTASGEGQINALVGYFDIFFHKGCTSKVMFSTGPQVTSTHWKQTVFLLKNPISVTKGQQMKGHIICKKNRRDPRSLVITLTVNDVTQGFIMQ encoded by the exons ATGGGGGACtctgaggaggaggaggaggagtgGGAGGAATGTGATGAGGAGATGGACGACACGCAGGTCACATGTCTCTTCTGTTCCCAGAACTTCACGTCTGCTGAGGACACATTCACACACTGCAGGACTTCACACAACCTTGACCTTATCCAGTGGAGCAAACAACACCGAGTGGACTGTATACAATACATCAAAATGATCAATTACATCCGACTGAAG ACACCGTCTCCAGAAGATGTAAAATCCTCGTTCGCTCAAAGAGCTCCTCCATGGGAAAGCGACGATTTCATGACTCCAGCCAATCCTGGTGACTTGTTGCTGCAGTATG ACATTGAGGATGATTTTGAAGACTTTGGCACATATGAAGATAATGGTCCTAGTGGAATTTCTGCTTCTTGTGGAGTGCCCTCTGGTGAGGAGAAAGTAATAAATCAGAAGAACTCCTCAGGCACATCTATGTCAGAGATAAATGGTGTCAATGAATCAGAGCTGGAATCCACTTCTGCCCAACTCAGGGTTGCTAAGCAGCGGGTCCAACAACTGGAGGAGGAACTGGGGAGAGTTCTGGGAGATTTTGAGAGAGTGAG AAAAGTGACACAAGATCTACTGATGTCACAGCCTACCCAGCCAATCAAAGCAGACAATGCTGTACAGATGCTGACAGAAGATGAAGATGATGTTTATTTTGGATCGTATGCTCATTTCAGCATCCATCAAGAAATGTTAAAA GACAAAGTGCGTACAGAAAGCTACAGAGATTTCATGTACAGGAATCCCGACCTGTTTAAAGATAAGGTTGTGTTAGACGTGGGGTGTGGCACTGGCATCCTCTCCATGTTTGCTGCCAGGGCTGGGGCCCAGAAAGTGATTGGAGTCGACCAATCAGAAATTGTGTATCAAGCTATGGACATTGTCAG AGAGAATGGATTGGATAATGTTGTGACTCTGATCAAAGGACGGATAGAAGATGTGGATATTGCGGTGGATGGAGTGGATATAATTATCTCGGAGTGGATGGGATACTTTCTCCTGTTTGAATCAATGTTAGACTCTGTGCTGTATGCGAGAGACAAATATCTACGACCGAATGGAGTGG TCCATCCTGACAAATGTACCATTGTGTTAGCTGCATTAAGTGACCCTGACCTTCACACAAATCATGTGACTTACTGGGATGATGTGTATGGTTTTAAAATGACTTGTATGAAATCTGAGGTGATCAAAGAAGCCAGTGTTGAAACCGTGAAAGCAGAGAAAATATTGTCTGATTGTGTGGTTGTCAAG GAGTTGGACACCTGCTCATGCTCCACATCAGATCTCCAGTTCTCAGAAGACTTCACTCTCACAGCTTCAGGAGAGGGACAAATTAATGCCTTAGTGGGATACTTTGACATTTTCTTTCATAAAGGGTGTACCAGCAAA GTGATGTTTTCCACCGGCCCACAAGTCACATCCACCCACTGGAAACAAACAGTGTTccttttgaagaatccaatcaGCGTTACTAAAG GGCAACAGATGAAAGGCCACATCATTTGCAAAAAGAACAGACGTGATCCGAGGTCCCTTGTGATAACACTGACTGTTAATGATGTTACACAGGGCTTTATAATGCAATAA